Genomic window (Pectinophora gossypiella chromosome 5, ilPecGoss1.1, whole genome shotgun sequence):
gatgcccagcagtgggcgtcatacggctgatgatgatgaaggagatgattttaatataaacaatgattttaataaagaacCTGCTCTCATGGTTATGGTATGTTGGCatggcaaccgcgccgcgcttTATACGAGTATCGAAGGCTTCGGCCAATAGCCATACGatgtctatccacgtagatagcattcgctgcgtctattggtcgaagccctcgatatgaatcgcgccgcgcgcgacgcggttggcgtgcagaccctgctggcaataaccttttttttttttcagtaaataATCAATAATGTTATGGCAAGTAACAGTAGCATTGTTAGTGATATGGGTGTGTATAATACGATGGAAAATGAGGAAGTATTACCATTTAGCTGAACAGCTGGAAAGTGGCTTCAGGTGCTGGCCTATTATAGGACACTCCTACTTGTTCGTTGGCAATGATGAAGGtaagtttattaattaatacgttCGACTGCTTCTCCTCTCGAGTGGATGATGTTAATGgccgacatcatcatcattatcaacggcctcgcggtccagtggttgagcgttgagctcacgatccgaaggtcccgggttcgaatcccggtggggaaaaaacctagtgttagggttattattgaaccgcctaTGGCCTCTGACATGTCTCATATAAGAATACTCGTTCTTAACGttccctccgaaacacggaatcatttaGTTGTTGTGGAGGGCATCGACCAATAGCCATACGatgtctatccacgtagatagcattcgctgcgtctattggccgaagccctcgatataaatcgcgccgcgcgtTATATAGAATCAAAAAGCTGAAATGTAATGGTAAAAATtacatcttttttcttttctgggAATCAATCGTACGAGTAGCAATGGTAACCGTCTCCTGTCAAGTCTATATTGACAATCGTATTCATTTTCAGACCGAATGACGACATTTCAAAAGCTAGGACGAGCAACATTGAAGCAGGGTGGAGTTGCATCGGCTTGGCTTGGAAATCGCCTGTATATCAGTGAGTGAGTTTACTGTTTTAATTAGTAAGGATGTCGCGTACACCGTGTTACAAGCATACATACGTAAAGTCacatcgtcatctccctagcgctatcccgtttacatgttccaattcaaattcacattcaaaaatatctttatccagtaaagataaagataaagataatttatttgcttaaacatgagtaatataaatacagatgacaATGTTAACATTTTAAGTTCTCCATGTTTGCCTTGCGGCGCacaaaattttaaacaagaaacaagaaacatttattgagaagctgtgtagctGTGTAGCTGTGTGTGTAGCTGTGTGTGCTGTgtgtgctgtgtgtgtgtgtgtgtaaataagtatattatctatataaatacatgcatcatgaaaaatactacaataggtaacatggttacactttgaatcgtaattttttacataacgaacgtctcatccgcctaaaactactgcagcttctcacaacctgtatagccagagaaaagaagctgaagaaaaacctcggcatagcgccctagacgttcttttaaaaataaacaaaatttattatggatacaatttagtaatttagctgACTAATATTAGtgcccagacagttaatcccatgcattcatatctaaTAAATAGGCACTAACCTTATATTAaccagttttttacaaaagctacTACCTATCATGTTCTATACTACATACCTACGACTACATAAAATATAGCTATGTAATAATAGATCGACTGCTTGACAGATGATCAACCACGAAATATCTCACATTTGGAAAGGACGCAATTTGTTCGTcggtttttattgttttaagtataattaatgTTGTTACTCTTCTACAGTGATAGCCGATGCAGAAGTAGCGGAGCTTGTCCTCAAACACAGCCTGGAGAAAGACGACGTCGTTAAGTTGTCCAAATATATCATCGGGAACGGCAGCATATTTGCACCAGGTAAACATACCtatatacctaagtacctatGCTGTAACTCTACTAGACATATcatggctgactttgctaactgacgtatctgtatttttatgctaaagtgatttgtgtacATAATTGATTCTTGTAACAGTGTCAATCTGGCGACCTCGACGCAAGATCCTGGCTCCGACCTTCAGCCAGAAGAATCTGGCCCACTTCGTGCACATCTTTGCCAAGCAAAGTGACATTATGGTGCAACAGCTGAAGTCCAAAGCTGGGACAGGCCCATTTGCTTTATGGAGCTACCTCACTACTTACACTATGGATTCTGTATGTGGTAGGTACCATGAGAAAAACCTTGGAATATAGGTACATCTAGTAAAGTTGTCATTTCTCTTGCATCATTTCCATCCCAAAGAAAATGCATCCAAGCCATTGTAGACATTGTATCATGCACTATGCCTACTATTACTAGTCCAAGCGACAGATGGAAATTTGAGACAATCATTTGTCACTGTTTTGAAAATCACTGATACTGCATTTACAACAGCATAACCATGAATGATGCTAATTATTCTAATTTTCTCCTCAGAAACAACCCTTAACACGCAACTGCAAGTTCAGAAAAATCCAAACCACCCGTTTCTCAAGGCTTTCGATTCTTACTGCTGTCTGATGTCAAGGAGAATGTGCCAACCCTGGTTACATAGCGACTTCATCTACAAACTATTGCCCGACTTCAAGCTGCTCACTGAAGCCAAAATTTGCATGGATGATTTCATTAACGGGGTAAGGTTTGGAAAGATCTTTGCAAAAATGATACAGCACCGTTTTGGTGCCTAAATACCACCAGGTgcctgtttcataaatattacaattgtaaattacaatgacaatttggtgttcattacgtagctaatatgaaactgcaaaatatttgtgatcactaactccgcaatgtacatcaaattgtcattctaatttacaataaattgtaagttttattaaacaggcccctggtaacTGTCTGGTTAAGTATTTGTTGGATAATCTGATGTCAGTACTTCTATCTGCTATTTTTCGGAGAATTCcaaacaacattattttttttggttcTGTTGATAGATCATCAAGAGAAAAAGGAGAgaaattaaagagaagacgGAATTAAATGGCAATAAGGGTAAGTTTCATTGATTGAATGATTATCAACATCTTCTAAGTTACTTTAGACAGTAATGAAGATTAGACATTTAATCATTTTGATTATGATCTTCAATAACAGCTGTACCTAAAGGTAGTCTGAAAAATTACTACTACTTAGCAACAAGTTCACCTATGGTGCTCCTTAATTCGTTTTGGTTTTGTAACTTTGTTTTTACTGTTTGTGCAATATATAATTTTGGATCtcgaatacatttttatataggCTTGTCTTCTGTTGCATAGGACTTCCGAGACATAtgtttacataaaattatttcagaAGTGAAACTAGACCAGTTCAAATCATTCTTGGAGCTACTGATCGAGACGTCAGGAGGTGACAGCGGGTACACAGACGAGGAGCTCAGAGAGGAGACCCTGGTGCTGGTGATGGCGGGTACTGACACCTCCGCTGTGGGGACCGCTTTCACTGCTCTTATGTTCTCCTGGTACCCGCATGTGCAGCAGAAAGTTTATGATGAGTAAGATATTCTGAAGAACCATCTTTCTCTTCGTGTTATCggcaagatgatgatgaagaaagaGAACAACGTAGTGACTCTCTCTTGGTCTCTTGCACGCTTATGTTGGTCGATTGCACATCTCTCTGCTCGCCTCAGTTTGACAACCGACACACAAACACAATGAGCTATGATTAAAGACCCATACTTGCAGGCTTACAGGTACATGACCAACTCAACATCGCTGGTATGTTTTCTCaaatgtgtcttttttacctttgatgggtttactCTTGGACCCAGACTTGCCGAAGGCATATAAAAGGCCTAAGATGGGGCGTGTCCCTCATCAaaagactatttgcagccacgcTTGGTAATAGAGCTATAAGATAGATTCTCAAATAAACACCAAACAGTACGACAATTCATTCTAATCtatatctatcgtgtgggttgtgaggtggagtaccaacctcatctattCTAATAATAAGATAGGACCTATCTAATATTGCAAATATTAATTAGGTTAAAGACAGTGTTCGGCGACTCTAAAAGACTGGTGACTCCAGAAGACCTTCCTCGCCTTAAGTACATGGATGCCGTCATCAGGGAAACTTTGCGATTGTACCCGCCAGTGCCTATCACCACCAGGAAGATGACCTCTGACGTCACTTTGCGTTAGTACCCTAGACTTTATTATCtttctgtttaaaatttaaGATCTATGCTCTTGCTggtaattatattttctatccatttaagaaagcaatattgctatttgacatttgttttcattgcgcacttacttttatatgcgcaaatgtcaaattgcaatattgcttttttagatgaattgcttcgatgggcCTGTGGCCTTTTTACCGCCCTGGTTCTTTGACTGCTTtgttcaccttctctttcatTTGTTTCACTTTAATCTACAAAACTATAATTCTCTGTGACAGACATGGTTTTCTCATGGTTTTTATTGGCATTTTAACGATTTATCATTCCATGAAAAAATATTGCTACATTTATTTTACTGTCTTATCAAAATTACCATACTTATCAAATCAATTAGTGACTACCtatgttgttttaatgaagttTTTTTACCTGTTTCTAAGGTCTAGGCACTAATTTGTTACTAACTACTTATATAACTCGTAAGAACTAAAAACATCTTCCATGCCAAACATCTTATTCAAGAAATCTTGCAACTCTATCATCTTCCACAGCATCAGGAGTGACTTTACTAGAGGGGTGCGGAGTAGTGGTCAACGGATGGGCTCTTCACCGCAACCAGGAGTACTGGGGtgctgatgcggagcagttccgTCCGGAGAGATTCCTCAACATTCAGTACAAGCACCCGGCGCAATTCCACGCGTTCAGTTTTGGTGCTCGGAGTTGTGTTGGTAAGAATTAAATGGCTTAAAATATAAACGCTTTGCATTGCACCCCAATTTACAAGTCCTTGGGTATGCAAACTAGAAACTtgcagaaaataaattattaattgtttttgtaGCACTTTACCTATGTTTAGAGAGAACTCACAAAAAAGTCGCTGTACatattttcttcgtttaaccttctaatttcatgggtaacagacatatgcatcttttatctttgtttttgataataaaatgatgaccctttttattatacctaggcgcaattacatcttccgcccattattattctgatcaaaagaaagcgaagcaatgtaggtagtaacgaaattctatacatataatgtgatccaaatatcaagcaacaattgtttttatatatgcttctgcctatataaataaattgtattttggaataatatataccagagtaatgagaaaattatcatgttaaagctgtacctacatcgccatctatattgatttttttgTACGTAGCTTGGAAAATCCCTCACTAAAGGAAGGAGGGGTCTGAACtatgagccatggcaggggtctttggcggctcaacaccagggttaagccgccaaaggcccctgacacggctcatgtaacgactacttacttacatcagtaagtagtaaccgggaccaacggcttaacgtaccttccgaagcacggatcatcttactttcggacaatcaggtgagcagcctgttatgtcctaaccaaactagggaccacaaagtaattttcgtgatatgtccccactgggaatcgaacccgggacctacggatcgtgagcccaacgctcaaccactagaccacggaggccgttataagataataaaatactttgaaaACGTGTGGGGGGGCGCTTATATTAATCACCAATAAAGAAACATATTTGACCTACACCTGATAACTGTAATAGTAATCGGTTTTATTATTCTCAGGGTACCAGTACGCCATGATGTCCATCAAAACTGCGATGGCGACCTTACTGAGAAGCTACCGGGTCCTACCAGCCGCCTCAAGCGACGTGGATGTCAGCAAGGGGGATCCGAAGCCTTTACGCCTGAAGTTTGACATCATGATGAAGGATATTGACAATTACGTCGTGCAAATAGAGT
Coding sequences:
- the LOC126366917 gene encoding cytochrome P450 4d2-like; this translates as MRKYYHLAEQLESGFRCWPIIGHSYLFVGNDEDRMTTFQKLGRATLKQGGVASAWLGNRLYIMIADAEVAELVLKHSLEKDDVVKLSKYIIGNGSIFAPVSIWRPRRKILAPTFSQKNLAHFVHIFAKQSDIMVQQLKSKAGTGPFALWSYLTTYTMDSVCETTLNTQLQVQKNPNHPFLKAFDSYCCLMSRRMCQPWLHSDFIYKLLPDFKLLTEAKICMDDFINGIIKRKRREIKEKTELNGNKEVKLDQFKSFLELLIETSGGDSGYTDEELREETLVLVMAGTDTSAVGTAFTALMFSWYPHVQQKVYDELKTVFGDSKRLVTPEDLPRLKYMDAVIRETLRLYPPVPITTRKMTSDVTLPSGVTLLEGCGVVVNGWALHRNQEYWGADAEQFRPERFLNIQYKHPAQFHAFSFGARSCVGYQYAMMSIKTAMATLLRSYRVLPAASSDVDVSKGDPKPLRLKFDIMMKDIDNYVVQIESRN